One region of Halohasta litchfieldiae genomic DNA includes:
- a CDS encoding DUF7504 family protein yields the protein MSVEELPLASTLTEAESVVIAGPPMSGKYNLMHRILGEAGDRSIILSTGHDAERVRADYAETTGHDPKTSPIVDCVTREQGAEVEDTDLTKYASSPKNLTELGVKFTELAENWESHTDTSVGVHSLSQLLMYWDADRIYQFVRVLLGRTRNQGWLTVAVINSTMHDERTLHTLLDPFDTVVDTRTTDEGWEMRLRDRNSSPTAWQEF from the coding sequence ATGTCCGTAGAGGAACTCCCGCTTGCGTCGACGCTCACCGAAGCCGAGAGCGTCGTCATTGCAGGGCCCCCGATGAGTGGGAAGTACAATCTCATGCACCGCATCCTCGGTGAAGCAGGCGACCGCTCGATCATTCTCTCGACGGGCCACGACGCCGAGCGCGTCCGGGCCGACTACGCCGAGACCACCGGCCACGACCCCAAGACCTCCCCCATCGTCGACTGTGTCACCCGCGAGCAGGGTGCCGAGGTCGAAGACACCGACCTCACTAAGTACGCCTCCTCGCCGAAAAATCTCACCGAACTCGGCGTGAAATTCACCGAACTCGCCGAGAACTGGGAGTCCCATACCGACACGTCGGTGGGTGTCCACTCGCTGTCCCAGTTGCTGATGTACTGGGATGCCGACCGCATCTACCAGTTCGTCCGCGTGCTCCTCGGCCGCACCCGTAACCAAGGCTGGCTCACCGTCGCGGTGATCAACTCCACGATGCACGACGAACGCACCCTGCATACGCTGCTGGACCCGTTCGATACCGTCGTCGACACCCGAACGACCGACGAGGGCTGGGAGATGCGACTCCGCGACCGGAATTCGTCGCCGACAGCGTGGCAAGAGTTCTGA